From the Ipomoea triloba cultivar NCNSP0323 chromosome 8, ASM357664v1 genome, the window TTTTGTAATAGGTGTAATgtaaagttatatttatatgatcaAATTTATACTAGTGGCCTTTGGCTACACCTATTCCTGTCTCCAAATCTGTTCCCTTCAACGCAAATCTGTATGATGATCCTATGCAATACTGAAGTCTAGTTGGTGCTCTGCAGTATTTGACAGTGACACAACCTGATCTATCATTTGCTGTCAACCAACTTTGTCAACAGATGCATGCTCCTACTATTTCGCATTAAGAACAGCTGATGAAACGAGTCCTAAGGTATGTCAAAAGCACCATCTCCTATGGTCTGCGTATACGGAACTCTTCCTCTAGGGAGATACATGCTTTCTTTGACTCTGATTGGGCCGGTTGTCCTCAAGACCGGAAATCCACTAGTGGTTATGCTGTTTTTCTTGGTACAAATCTTGTGTCCTGGGtttgcaagaaacaaagaactgtGGCTAGATCCTCTACAGAAGAATACAAGGCGCTAGCAGATGTTTGTGCTGAAGTGGTGTGGATTGTTTCTTTACTTCGTGAACTTAATGAGCCAGGTATCTCTGTTCCAAAATCGTGGTGTGATAATCTAGGTGCAACCTACATGTGTTCAAATCCAATATTTCATGCTCGAACAAAACATGtggaaattgattatcactttgttatTGACAAAGTTGCATCAGGGGAAATTCAAGTAAATTTTATCTCTACAAAAGATCAATTTGCTAACATATTCACCAAAGCTCTTCCTGGACcacatttttttcatttctaaGAGACAAGCTACAAGTTACTACCATACCCTGTGCTTGAGGgagagtattaggactctacacaATTTGAGTAAGATTACAATTCTCTTTCCTGGTCTGATTATgactctcttgtatatatacatgatcTTCTGTACATTTGTAATCAAGTTTAGAATTAATACAAACACAGTTCTCATCCTAAcaagaactaaaaaatgttggtgtaattgtttgttaaaatgaatggctcatataattttgatttgttttttttcctattttaccctctattatatcaaTTACTTTTCTTAAATATCATTGCATTCCGTCAATGTAAActttaataacaaaatattgcgttaactatttattattcttgacTTACTcattaacataattattaaacatatactatgaatatgctatagtgtattaaaaaatacaatataaaatttagcaTGAGctttgatcaattaattagaaCCATGCATTTGGCATTGGTGAAACAGTACACCTAACTTACAGTATATATTCAACACAAATGAGAAACTATGActattatcattgtctttttgGGGAAGGAGGATTTGGTTCTGGTTTTGAAGGTGCACTACGCCAAGACACTAAAACTGCAATGAAGCACACCATGGGACtagattaaatcaagaattcatttcTGGCGAAAGTGACAACAAGAGGAAGCATTGATTATGCTAACAATGAGGGTGTTTCCCTCTAAAACTACTATTGTACCagttaattttatgaaaaattatgcCACAGGTCATAGttatgcattcttgaaatatttatttttatgaaaaatttaataatcTTGCATTTATATACGCCAAGATATcaaatgatactttgataaattctaaaatactaacttaaaaatacacattgagCATTGAACTATTTGTGCAATGCGCGTGTGGTAACTagtatacatacacatacacacatatttGCATCTTTGAATTTTCTGTTGGGTAGAACCGTAGATCgaataaactataattttttattatcctTATAAAACAATCTAACATGTTAATAAAAAGCCTATTagcaaaaaaaatatgtatttcttttttgtattttatgaacattatacccatctaaataatgtttaaaatttgacaatttaatatcaaaattttgtacAAGTTTAATTTGGCaatagatttttatttattttgcaatttctttttgtGTATGAAATTATACTTTAGGACTTTGAATTGTAGGGTCATCCTCTCTATACACAATTCTTCCAAATAAGACATCACATCTCATTTAAAGTACTAATTCAATTTTATTCCAATATTCGAATAAAATCAGTAAGTAGTGAGTAAAATCAGTAAATactacttttatattttttatttcattttttactatTGTGTAAAGTATATGTTtttaactactttctcaactggctcaaacccatgacctctcatttgagatAGTCATTTCGTGTCacttagaccacaaggtcattcaTAACCACCATTGCTCTTGTTTACACTATTATTGAAATTGTTTATAATGTTTAAAACGCGTTgctatattataaaatataaatagaaatgacactttttcaacattatagaatttgcttacaattattattttagctatccacttatatatatattgccaaaTCGGATATTGGCATTTTGaatataacaaattatatatgtcacaattttttttttttgatggaCATAGAATACAGTTTTAATAGacataacatttttattttaaatagcagtaaagtttaattttgacattatacatttataccatAATATTTGCCTATTTGAcggtttaatataatattactggAAGATTTCTAAATTCACTCGTATAACAAGTTTGGTTTAGATATTTGTTGTattgatttgaaaaataaacttaaaacaaaataatattattgggAATATGTTTATACGTCATAATTGGGCATTGTACGGGACCTGACCCAATGCTCTTGGTCTAACATAAAGGAGTCAAAGATATGTGGGAGGTGTCAATTAAGCGCAAGGTACCAATTGATAGTTTTTACTTATCGCAAgaattatttgattttgatttttttgggtaCTAATTGCAAGTGTTCCTTGAAGAACTCATGCCATTTAGTTTCACTTGATTAGAGTTCTGAATGTCCAAAAGATTAAGgacaagaagaagaaactaaagacAGAAGACTCAAAGAAGAACTAAAGACCAAAGACATGAAGTTTGATAAAGCAAGACCAAAAGGTATGAAGAGGTCGAATCATGGAAGGGCCCGCCTCTTGATGACTATCAAAGCCGAATGATAAAGAAAAATCATTCGAGGAGTTATTGGGACtatgataaagtcaatcatttgATATTGAGCATAATGCACGAATCATTCATGACTCGTGTGGACAAGCCAGAAAACATTCTCTGAGCAATAAATCAATCTGAAACCTTAAAATTGTGGGTGATCAACCTTAGACAAACAAAGGCATAGGAATAGATCCCAAGGTCAAACATTCATTAAAAGTCATGTTCTTTTGTGTAATACTAAAAGACAAAATTGCCTACACATATTAAGGATTAAACGATTAGAAAGTACTGACACCCGCATGGGCTTAATACCCAGCGGACAATACCCACTGGTCAAAGGTGATTTGAATTTTTGTCTTCCCTCCAATGGGACAAAATattcacacctataaatacctctTCTTACTCTGGAGGAAGTGCtggttttttgaaaaaaactaTCAAGCATTCAAGCCTAAAAATCAGAAGTGATCATTGCgtaaaaagagagaaaattccTCAAAAATACATCTAGCATCAAAAGAAATCTTGTGCTCATTCAAGCTCATTCAAACCAAGGTTTCAAGTTGGAGGAAAGAAGAATCATATCCTTACCAACCAACTCTACTTGGAgaaaagtagaaagaggcggagtagacTTACAAAGTTGAAAAACCTGAAGTAGTGTGCTATCCGTCTTTGTAATCAAGGAAGCATACAAGGAAGATTATTGTACTAAAGGAAATATTAGTGCAATacttcacaagttgtgaagaagagtggagtaggcttcgttaaccgtcgaaccactataaaatctaTCCCTAATCTTTTCATTTATGTACTTTAAATATTGCACTGCATTTCGACCAAGCCTAAACATTTCTTAAAACTCCCAAATAAGTGCAaagtgaatataaaattttgaaacacaTTTTCCGCTGCAAACTTACTCTGACCAAGTTTTATTCACAAGATAAACTTGCgttgaaattttcaaaaatcccAGTGAGtttattcaccccccctctagactcacTTAGCTACCCATTGGGACCAACAAGTTATGCAACAGTATACTTTAAACCTTTTATCTCCCAATCAAATAACTTCCTACAAaactttaaataatatttataataccACAAGTCCACAACATCCAAATACCATTTATGTTTTCATGGTAGTACATTTGAAAATTTATCACCattatactatataaatatccaacatatCAGTAGAACAGTTTAAGCTAGAAACATCAGACATTTTCAGAGCAACAAATCTAAGATCTACCAATAATATATAGTACAAAGTGGTAGAATTCAAAGAGAAGATCTAGTACGAGGAACATAGAATGTCTTTGATAAAAAGAGTTATTAGACACACTCTTCTAAAAGAGTTCAAACAAAAGCGTCATCATTAAAGAGAAATCTAACTAAAATACTTATCTCGTCAAAAGAAAAGCATTACTAGAAGTGTTAAACCATCAAAAGAGGCCTAACATCATACAAATGTTCAAGAAATACTAGCATCATAAAAAGAGTGTTGAGCTCGAAACATGAAAAAGATAAGAGAAATCCTTATACATTAGGGAAGAGAGTGAGCAAAGAACTAGCAAGCAAATCGAATCCgaacataaaattcaaaatttgttcGTGTTTACTTTTTTCATTTAAAGgccttttaagttttaacaaacTCGACTAcaagaatatttatttttaatatatatctagctagtgcatttttttttctttttctaggTCATTGAATTTGATGGGGTTAAAGCCACTACATTTAACCAGCAAAATACTATCTCATAGtgtattctaaaaataaaatgtgacGATAGATAttggaaaattttaaataatttaattaatacaaaattataaaagattgcTATATTATCATAAACTACAAATCTGATCTACAATTAACATTTGGATACCAATGGGAGaaaattcaatttatatatttcacacattttttggggtttgataattaaataaaggaaaaatacaattttacttCCTAACAATTTACCATGGCAATATACACCCTTAACTCTGCAAGAAAGTTACATTTTTCACTCTTAGAGCCTAGagcaacaaaactattaaactccattaaaattttacttagtacatagatattttaaaattttattatatttgttcttTATATCATTGTCTGTTTTGGTATTCCATTGGTAATATAGAGATTCGACAACATTCTTTctctaaaattttcatttgtggCACATCGTCCCTATTTTCCCTACGTAGCCATGTTAAAATCgtttttttgttttacaaataaaatattgagactaaagaatattataattaaaaaaacattaaaagtactaaaataatactcatttactaagtaaaattttaacatAGTTTAATAGTTTTAGTGCTGCTCGAGGGGTTAAAACTACAAGTTATTTTGAGGGTTAAGAGTGTATATTGCAACGGTAAAAAGTTAGGAACTAAAATcactagcttttttttttttttttggtgaggaaTCGCTAGCTAGTAGGgactaaaattgcatttttccaATTAAATAATTAGTGTCAATTATTCAGattaattaaaagaagaaagaaatattCCCCCTGAAATGCATAGACCTATCTTATACGGATACATTACCAGTCTTGGTGTTAATATTGTGgctaattttgaatatttaatttggagATAGTAAACATGTTGGCCCATGCTTTTGTTAGGGTTGCAAGCTCtcaacctgactctcgtatttGAGAATCTGTTCCCTTGATTGTATCATTTCATTACTCcatatttcaaattaataatAGCTTCGttttcgttaaaaaaaaaaaaagaagaaagaaatacacgaatataatgtaatatgatgattatatatatatattatattgccaCAATGATCAAGTCATGAggttcaatataattatattaaaagaagaagGAGGCAGCAACAAGTGTGGCAGCAGCAACGGAGGCCCTCATAGTAGTGGCACCGCTACTGGGTGTCCCAGCTGGGGAGAGGCTTTCGTAAACGGAAGCAGGAATGGGCCCACCAACAGGCGCCGCGGTAGTGGTAGCGCCTCCGTCAAGGGTGCCGACGACACTGTTGTCGGCCGGAGCCTCGGCGGCGGAGGCCATGCCAACAATGGCGAAGAAGAAGAGAGCAAAAACAACAAACTTATAATTATTTTGtgccattattatattatattatatttctcctttttctttttattagaaCTTTGTTGAAGCTCTAAATGCAGGGATTCTCTTGATGAGGCTAGAGAGAAAAACTGCATGGAGAAGAAAGTGGAGATTTAAAGTTTATATAGAGCTAATGTAGGGTGGTTATTGATTGATCCAGGTTGTATGCACAAAAACATGCTTCATTCTTTGACTTGGGGCTTTGAGGTTTTGCAAAGTTTAAGGATTAACACATCTGGTTTGTGGCATGCATGGATGAAAGATTGTTGTTGTTTTGATATGATGTTTGTTTTGTATTAATGTTTCTAAAATTAGttcacaattatttttaaatgcataaatattttaaaatattattttatcaatttttctgttttctaatttcttcttctttttctactTTCATTCTCTAATTCTCttgtttttttgttaataaaatattattatttattgtagtaattaatgctttgtaaacaaataaatatggaaTTGAAAAATTTGTATGGAGAGCCTTAAAAGCCATCATACGGACTACATTGGATTTATGGAGAGCCTTAAAAGCCATCATACGGACTACATTGGATTTTATAGTAGAGGAATTAGCCATCATACGGACTACATTGGATTTTATAGTAGAGGAATTATTGTAGTAATTAATGCtttgtaaacaaataaatatggaaTTGAAAAATTTGTATGGAGAGCCTTAAAAGCCATCATACGGACTACATTGGATTTTATAGTAGAGGAATTATTGTAGTAATTAATGCtttgtaaacaaataaatatggaaTTGAAAAATTTGTATGGAGAGCCTTAAAAGCCATCATACGGACTACATTGGATTTTATAGTAGAGGAATTATTGTAGTAATTAATGCtttgtaaacaaataaatatggaaTTGAAAAATTTGTATGGAGAGCCTTAAAAGCCATCATACGGACTACATTGGATTTTATAGTAGAGGAATTGAGGTGCAATCACTATGCCCTATTTGTAGTGCTAGTCGATATCATGCATATATTATGTTGGTGCCCTTTTGCTATGCGTGTATGGGAGGTTTCAAACCTGACAATCTCcactactacacagacggcttttaacgtcggctaaatggaccctttaacgtcggctaaaatccgacgttgatctggccgacgttgtaatggtacacatacaacgtcggctaaatgttaaccgacgttgtaaggtacacatacaacgtcggctatttacaaatagccgacgcggtaggtaacttaaaaacaaataaaataccctacaacgtcggctatttacaaatagccgacgttgtaggtaatttgaaaactactaaaataccctacaacgtcggctctttacaaatagccgacgttgtaggtaatttgaaaactactaaaataccctacaacgtcgactctttacaaatagccgacattgtaggtaatttaaaaacaaaaaaattaccctacaacgtcggctaataagactagccgacgttgtagggtaatttttttgtttgtaaattacctacaatgtcggctatttgtaaagagccgacgttgtagggaattttagtagttttcaaattaccgacaacgtcggctatttacaaatagccgccgcggtaggtaacttaaaaacaacaaaaataccctacaacgtcgactctttacaaatagccgacgttgtcggtaatttgaaaactactaaaatcccctacaacgtcggctctttacaaatagccgacgttgtcggtaatttgaaaactactaaaatcccctacaacgtcggctctttacaaatagccgacattgtaggtaatttaaaaacaaaaaaattaccctacaacgtcggctaataagactagccgacgttgtagggtaatttttttttaaaaatattcattttatttttctatttacacccaaaacctgctcaaatatatatagctatcacaatcacattcaaaacctgtacaatttatatttataatatcaaaattaataaaagcaataaatctcacaattgataataattaataatacaagttcatcaaaaattatcCCCATGTGTAAACCTCAGATTGTGAACTCAATACTGCAACATGAAAAGAACCACATgctattttttcaataaaactgtttttaatttttccatgAACACAAGAAGGGAGTTTCCCTGTACTATCAGGAATCCCAAGTTGTCCATAATCAAAACTTCCCATAGTATATACTTGTCCTGAGGTTGTAAGAGCAACTGTGATGCTATGACCGCATGCAACTTGACAGAAGTTGGTGCCATCTAACATGGTAATACAACacggtacaagtctagaggctTCATCTCCATGTCCAAGCTGACCTTCATAATTTATGTTCTTAAGCGATCTTGAACCAATGGAATTGGAATTTAAATCTTTCTGGGGAGAACATGGTGCTGCATCATTATACAATAGCATATCAGAGAGGGCTCTTTCCAATCTTTTCTGAGGGGGACTCTCATATGGACGCAGAACGAATTGATTTTTCCTTTGATCCTGTtgtgaggaaaaaaaattgttaggcaGAGAAACGATGGATTGTTCAAGTTATATGAATAGCACAGTTGGAAACCTCATTGACAAtattgctgctgctgctgcttgaCAAAATGGACTGAGGACTTTGCTGGGTCAGGGCAGTTGAACTATCAGATGAAGCACTATGGCTTCTTTTTTCACTTCTCCATTTTTCACAGTTATCCTGAGAAATCAATGCCCTGAGGGCTATACACCATATTTCTAAGTCATATATGTTGGCGCTAGTCAATTTGCCCTGAACTATCAGATGAAGCACTGAGCTAGTGGTATAACCATATTATGAGCTGATcacataaataaaatacttagaaAGGCACAAACATTTGTCCAGATCTACAAAATTGTAACAACTAGTTGGTGCTAGTCAATTTGCTCACCCCCACCCCtcccaaaaagaaaataaaaaaatgcattatgaTCTTACTCATTGATGCTTAATAGACGCCAGCCTTTAAGTTTTGCGCATAGGCACTTATTTCAGCCTCAAATCACTCAAGAACACTTCTCTGATTAGTTAAATTCCAATAACTAGTGAATTTTTTTGTTGGCTTCCTCAGTTCACCAAATATGATACATCTCTATTGTCAGTGGAGCATATTAAtgaattctttctttctttctggcAAACACTTctagtataattttctttttgaatagtTTCTTTGATTTGGGCATTTGAAAAGTTGGCAGAAAACTTTAGCAGCATTCTTCTACTGTTCTACTTTAGGTTTTCTTAAATACCTAATTTTTCTGTCTTTGCCTTCTTTT encodes:
- the LOC116026844 gene encoding PH, RCC1 and FYVE domains-containing protein 1-like isoform X1 → MVVTSTGSKALRALISQDNCEKWRSEKRSHSASSDSSTALTQQSPQSILSSSSSSNIVNEDQRKNQFVLRPYESPPQKRLERALSDMLLYNDAAPCSPQKDLNSNSIGSRSLKNINYEGQLGHGDEASRLVPCCITMLDGTNFCQVACGHSITVALTTSGQVYTMGSFDYGQLGIPDSTGKLPSCVHGKIKNSFIEKIACGSFHVAVLSSQSEVYTWG